The Peribacillus simplex genome contains a region encoding:
- a CDS encoding glycosyltransferase gives MKTIAYFVSENIKTHQRFIYNQIVKISSYRSIVIGPFDNTTHTEFPFENYYNLNKIKDLENFFKEQEVIAIHAHHGKHGQDILPVCEKYNIPLIVSIRGRDGSDRPEIFEKNAQRYASLIKHGAQFFPVCQYLAQGLRRLGIPDDKIHVLYGGIELDLFTYSTPTLPKEGEIRVLSVGRLVDKKGFVTLIKAFKRIYTQYPNARLHIIGTGKDENTIKSVITEFNLKDAVILRGAMNSKQVSNELKKAHIFCLASQTAKSGDIEGIPNALKEAMASGLPVVSTQHAGIPELIEHLKTGYLAPEKNDIELAKGIQFFLEHPEVWNDFTERARKVIEEKFDINKQIMEQQRLYSLVNTTETEKKAETEKETETEKKTEKEKEKEKETETEKETETEKETETEKKTETEKKTEKKTEKKAEKKAENEKENEKENEKKTKKKKEKENENEKENEKKAEKENEKKTKKETKTEKEKKKETKTEKEKKKEKETKTEKEKKKEKEKKTKKREKKK, from the coding sequence ATGAAAACCATTGCTTATTTTGTTAGTGAAAATATTAAAACACACCAACGTTTTATATATAATCAAATCGTAAAAATAAGTAGCTATCGCTCAATTGTAATCGGCCCATTCGACAATACCACCCATACAGAATTCCCCTTTGAAAACTACTATAATTTAAACAAGATTAAAGATCTAGAAAATTTCTTCAAAGAACAAGAGGTCATAGCCATTCATGCTCATCATGGAAAACACGGACAAGATATTTTGCCTGTATGTGAAAAATATAATATCCCATTGATAGTTAGCATTAGAGGGCGCGATGGTTCTGACAGACCAGAAATTTTTGAAAAAAACGCTCAGCGATATGCATCATTAATTAAACATGGTGCACAATTTTTTCCTGTTTGCCAATATCTTGCACAAGGATTAAGAAGGTTAGGAATTCCGGACGATAAAATTCATGTGTTATATGGTGGTATCGAATTAGATCTTTTCACCTATTCTACCCCCACGCTACCTAAAGAAGGCGAAATAAGAGTTTTATCTGTAGGTAGACTTGTAGACAAAAAAGGATTTGTTACTCTTATAAAAGCATTTAAAAGGATTTATACTCAATATCCCAATGCTAGACTGCATATTATTGGAACAGGTAAAGATGAGAATACAATTAAATCGGTCATTACAGAATTTAACCTTAAAGATGCTGTGATTCTTAGAGGAGCTATGAATTCAAAACAAGTTTCAAATGAATTGAAAAAAGCTCATATCTTTTGCCTTGCAAGTCAGACTGCTAAAAGCGGTGATATCGAAGGCATTCCTAATGCCTTAAAAGAAGCAATGGCTAGCGGTTTACCTGTCGTTTCCACCCAACATGCGGGAATCCCTGAATTAATTGAACACCTGAAAACAGGATACCTAGCTCCAGAAAAAAATGATATTGAGTTAGCGAAAGGCATACAGTTCTTTTTAGAACATCCAGAGGTTTGGAACGACTTTACGGAAAGAGCACGGAAAGTCATTGAAGAAAAATTTGATATCAATAAACAAATTATGGAGCAACAAAGATTATATTCTCTTGTTAATACAACGGAAACGGAAAAGAAAGCGGAAACGGAAAAGGAAACTGAAACAGAAAAGAAAACGGAAAAGGAAAAGGAAAAGGAAAAGGAAACTGAAACAGAAAAGGAAACTGAAACAGAAAAGGAAACTGAAACAGAAAAGAAAACGGAAACGGAAAAGAAAACGGAAAAGAAAACGGAAAAGAAAGCGGAAAAGAAAGCGGAAAACGAAAAGGAAAACGAAAAGGAAAACGAAAAGAAAACGAAAAAGAAAAAGGAAAAGGAAAACGAAAACGAAAAGGAAAACGAAAAGAAAGCGGAAAAGGAAAACGAAAAGAAAACGAAAAAGGAAACGAAAACAGAAAAAGAAAAGAAAAAGGAAACGAAAACAGAAAAAGAAAAGAAAAAGGAAAAGGAAACGAAGACAGAAAAAGAAAAGAAAAAGGAAAAGGAAAAGAAAACGAAAAAAAGGGAAAAGAAAAAATAA
- a CDS encoding NAD-dependent epimerase, whose amino-acid sequence MNILVTGAAGFIGFHLTKRLLTLDINVIGVDNINDYYDVFLKNNRLKILKENPDFEFHKLDLTNKEKLNQLFKDRSIDIVINLAAQAGVRYSIENPDSYVNSNLVGFVNILEVCRQNNVKHLIYASSSSVYGANTNIPFSTKDPVDHPVSLYAATKKANELMAHTYSHLYNIPTTGLRFFTVYGPWGRPDMAYYSFTKNIIEEKTIKVFNNGDMRRDFTYIDDIVEGIIRLLDKPPVYDSGWDRANPDPSSSYAPYKIYNIGNNKPIKLMDFITTLEKLIGKKAKIEFLPMQPGDVKETYADIADLHADVGFYPSTTIEEGLTHFVNWYKKYNK is encoded by the coding sequence ATGAATATATTAGTAACAGGTGCTGCAGGATTCATTGGTTTCCATTTAACAAAACGTTTGTTAACCCTAGATATCAATGTTATAGGAGTAGACAATATTAATGATTATTATGATGTTTTTTTAAAAAACAATCGACTCAAGATATTAAAAGAAAACCCAGATTTCGAATTCCATAAATTGGATTTAACTAATAAAGAAAAATTAAATCAATTATTTAAAGACAGATCCATTGATATAGTCATCAACTTAGCAGCCCAGGCTGGAGTACGTTATAGCATAGAAAATCCGGATTCTTATGTTAATTCCAACCTGGTTGGGTTTGTAAATATCTTAGAGGTCTGCCGACAAAATAATGTAAAGCACTTAATTTATGCATCCTCCAGTTCTGTATATGGAGCAAATACAAATATCCCCTTCTCAACCAAAGACCCAGTGGATCATCCAGTAAGTTTATATGCTGCCACTAAAAAGGCTAATGAATTAATGGCTCATACCTATAGTCATTTATATAATATTCCAACCACAGGACTCCGTTTCTTTACGGTTTATGGTCCATGGGGGAGACCAGATATGGCTTATTATTCTTTTACTAAAAATATTATTGAAGAGAAAACAATAAAGGTTTTTAATAATGGAGATATGAGAAGAGACTTTACTTATATTGATGATATTGTTGAAGGAATAATCCGATTACTTGATAAACCACCGGTTTATGATTCTGGATGGGATCGAGCTAACCCTGATCCAAGTTCAAGCTATGCCCCATACAAAATTTATAATATCGGTAACAATAAGCCCATAAAATTAATGGATTTCATTACCACATTAGAGAAACTAATTGGAAAAAAGGCAAAAATAGAATTCTTACCGATGCAACCTGGAGATGTTAAGGAGACATATGCAGATATTGCCGATTTGCATGCTGATGTGGGGTTCTATCCTTCAACAACAATAGAAGAAGGTTTAACTCATTTTGTAAATTGGTACAAAAAGTACAATAAATAA
- a CDS encoding glycosyltransferase: protein MHTVMHLNLRVDPTQYISQIREVPDYDYIHMVRQPKYMIDLSLLNEKVHYLNEIFSPKEYVKKNNISLLHAHHGQLGMLLLPFKEETNLPLVTSIRGRDATLANQPIGYLDNMKRLFDQGERFFPVCQYLADRLIAWGCPSEKIRVLYGGVDLNEFNYRTPHKGDSQNILSIGRLVEKKGHHILMQAFQKIKGKFPNATLTIIGRGELEEYLISLSNQLNLGDSFRLLNHLPKDQVREQLTNADIFCAASLESADGDVEGIPNTLKEAMAIGVPVISTNHAGIPELITNNKEGVLVQENNVDELADALEYMLTNREIWETYTIAARQKVEQNFNLIHQLQQQAEFYDELVAPYEVGKQYSVTHRQIDKKTLKETPQPQQQGNDGETIAPRKKVELARKALIYMQQLQQFQELPEFQELPQLQQLQQLQQLQQLPQLQQLPQLQQLQQLQQLQQLQQLQQLQQLQQLQQLQQLQQLQQLQQLQQLQQLQELPQLQQLQQLQQLQQQTKDKVKDELVAANKNDKKAKIQQKAKGNDEKIASRKNDKKAQKAEKVKKALNKIQHFQHKAIDEQLGGDHEGF from the coding sequence TTGCACACAGTTATGCATTTGAATTTAAGAGTCGACCCGACCCAATATATCTCACAGATTCGGGAAGTTCCTGATTATGATTATATCCATATGGTACGACAACCAAAGTATATGATAGATCTTTCCCTTTTGAATGAGAAAGTTCATTATCTCAATGAAATTTTCTCACCAAAAGAGTATGTGAAAAAAAATAATATCTCCCTCTTACATGCTCACCATGGTCAATTAGGGATGTTATTGCTTCCTTTTAAAGAGGAAACAAACCTTCCGTTGGTTACAAGTATAAGAGGCAGGGATGCAACCCTAGCTAATCAGCCCATTGGCTATCTGGATAACATGAAAAGGCTATTTGATCAAGGTGAGCGTTTTTTTCCAGTTTGTCAGTATTTAGCAGATAGGTTAATTGCTTGGGGGTGTCCTTCAGAAAAAATTAGAGTGCTCTATGGGGGCGTTGACCTTAACGAATTCAATTACCGGACTCCACATAAAGGGGACTCTCAAAACATTTTATCCATCGGTAGGTTGGTGGAAAAAAAAGGACATCATATCTTAATGCAAGCATTTCAAAAAATCAAAGGTAAATTTCCAAATGCAACCCTGACGATTATCGGAAGGGGGGAGCTTGAAGAATATCTCATATCATTGTCAAATCAACTTAATTTAGGAGACTCTTTTCGTTTATTGAATCATCTCCCTAAAGATCAAGTACGAGAACAATTGACCAATGCGGATATATTTTGCGCCGCGAGCTTAGAATCTGCCGATGGAGATGTAGAAGGCATACCTAATACATTAAAAGAAGCTATGGCGATTGGAGTACCAGTGATTTCGACCAATCATGCCGGCATCCCTGAATTAATAACCAATAACAAAGAGGGGGTTTTAGTACAAGAAAACAATGTAGATGAACTGGCAGATGCTCTTGAATACATGCTAACTAACAGAGAGATATGGGAAACATATACAATAGCGGCTCGTCAAAAAGTCGAACAAAACTTTAACCTCATCCATCAGCTTCAACAACAAGCTGAATTTTATGATGAACTTGTAGCCCCTTATGAAGTAGGTAAACAATATTCAGTAACACATCGCCAAATTGATAAAAAAACCCTTAAGGAGACTCCACAGCCTCAACAGCAAGGAAATGATGGCGAAACAATTGCGCCTAGAAAAAAAGTCGAATTAGCCAGAAAAGCCCTTATTTATATGCAACAGCTCCAGCAGTTTCAAGAGCTTCCAGAGTTTCAAGAGCTTCCACAGCTCCAGCAGCTGCAACAGCTCCAGCAGCTACAACAGCTTCCACAGCTGCAGCAGCTTCCACAGCTCCAGCAGCTACAACAATTACAACAGCTGCAACAGCTGCAACAGTTACAACAATTACAACAGCTGCAACAGTTACAACAGCTGCAACAGCTACAACAGCTGCAACAGCTCCAGCAGCTACAACAACTTCAACAGCTTCAAGAACTTCCACAGCTCCAGCAGCTCCAACAGCTACAACAGCTGCAACAGCAGACTAAAGATAAAGTCAAAGATGAACTTGTAGCAGCTAATAAAAATGACAAAAAGGCTAAAATTCAACAGAAGGCTAAAGGGAATGATGAAAAAATAGCATCTCGTAAAAATGACAAAAAGGCTCAAAAAGCAGAAAAAGTCAAAAAAGCCCTTAATAAAATTCAACATTTTCAACATAAGGCCATAGATGAGCAGTTAGGAGGAGATCATGAAGGATTTTAA
- a CDS encoding UDP-glucose dehydrogenase family protein translates to MKIAVLGTGYVGLSTGVCLSEIGHSVICIDTDEQKIKSLRQGISPIYEPGLENLLAQNAAAGRLLFTTSHREALNGAEIIIIAVGTPQMEDGGADLSYIVQAAKDIAANLVQSSVVVIKSTVPVGTNDFIKKIMEELCNERVTFNMVSNPEFLRQGSAVMDTMKADRIIIGSENDEAAKKVQEMYRPLNVPFILTSIRSAEMIKYASNAFLATKISFINEVANLCGVVGADVKDVAKGMGKDKRIGEAFLQPGIGYGGSCFPKDVKALLHTAKLHGVNFPLLKETVAINDFQQELLVTKAINRMGDLKGKKVAMLGLAFKPETDDMREAPSIKIARSLTKLGAEVVAYDPVAIDNAKKILGDTIRFASSVREAAVDADAVFIVTEWNEFKHLDLETLMNTMRQPIVFDGRNCLEEDRIKACKKIEYYPIGRPAIVIGMT, encoded by the coding sequence ATGAAAATAGCCGTTTTGGGTACAGGTTATGTCGGACTGTCCACTGGTGTTTGTTTGTCCGAAATAGGGCATAGCGTTATTTGCATCGATACAGATGAACAGAAAATAAAAAGTTTACGTCAAGGGATTTCTCCAATATATGAACCGGGTCTGGAGAATTTGCTTGCTCAAAATGCCGCAGCGGGCAGACTGCTGTTTACAACATCTCATCGAGAGGCACTAAATGGTGCCGAGATTATCATCATTGCCGTAGGTACACCGCAAATGGAGGATGGGGGAGCAGATTTATCGTATATTGTGCAAGCCGCGAAGGATATTGCCGCGAACCTAGTGCAGAGTTCAGTAGTCGTTATAAAGAGTACTGTGCCAGTTGGTACGAATGATTTTATTAAAAAAATCATGGAAGAACTTTGTAACGAAAGGGTCACCTTTAATATGGTTTCAAATCCTGAATTTTTAAGACAAGGATCAGCCGTTATGGATACGATGAAGGCAGATAGAATCATCATCGGTTCTGAAAATGATGAGGCGGCTAAGAAAGTACAGGAAATGTATCGTCCGTTAAATGTACCATTTATACTAACAAGTATTAGAAGTGCTGAAATGATTAAGTATGCTTCTAATGCCTTTTTGGCGACTAAGATTAGCTTTATCAATGAAGTTGCCAATTTATGCGGAGTAGTAGGTGCAGATGTTAAAGATGTAGCAAAGGGAATGGGAAAAGATAAAAGGATTGGAGAAGCTTTTTTACAGCCCGGTATTGGTTATGGTGGATCTTGTTTTCCGAAGGATGTTAAAGCGTTGCTTCATACTGCCAAGTTACATGGAGTAAATTTTCCCCTGTTAAAAGAAACAGTAGCGATTAATGATTTTCAGCAGGAACTCCTTGTAACGAAAGCTATAAATCGCATGGGGGATTTAAAAGGGAAAAAGGTTGCAATGCTTGGTCTTGCTTTCAAGCCAGAGACAGACGATATGAGGGAAGCTCCATCCATCAAAATTGCGCGTTCATTAACCAAACTTGGTGCAGAAGTGGTAGCTTACGATCCGGTGGCAATAGATAATGCGAAGAAGATATTAGGGGATACAATCAGATTTGCCAGCTCAGTTCGCGAAGCGGCAGTGGATGCGGATGCTGTATTTATTGTTACCGAATGGAATGAGTTTAAACATTTAGACCTAGAGACATTGATGAATACAATGAGACAACCGATTGTTTTTGATGGCAGAAATTGTCTTGAAGAAGATCGAATCAAAGCGTGCAAGAAAATTGAATATTATCCAATAGGAAGACCGGCAATTGTTATTGGCATGACATAA
- the galU gene encoding UTP--glucose-1-phosphate uridylyltransferase GalU, whose product MKIRKAIIPAAGLGTRFLPATKAQAKEMLPIVDKPTIQYIVEEAVASGIEEIIIIIGRGKRSIEDHFDKSYELEDALLRKNQLDILEEVQKISSLANIYYVRQKEPMGLGHAILCAKSFIGNEPFAVLLGDDIVMSKTPCLRQIISVFEYCNSSVVAVQNVPENDVSKYGIIKPKGTMIEPNLFHIDSLVEKPKREEAPSRYAIMGRYVFRPEIFETLSKLPVGHGNELQLTDAINELNKQQAVLAYNFEGNRYDIGDKVGFIKATIDFALRRDDIRDEVLSYLRDVNKKENLQIIKREHE is encoded by the coding sequence ATGAAAATCCGAAAGGCCATTATTCCGGCCGCAGGCCTTGGGACCCGATTTTTGCCTGCAACAAAAGCTCAGGCTAAGGAAATGCTGCCGATTGTTGATAAACCAACGATTCAATATATTGTTGAAGAAGCAGTAGCTTCTGGTATAGAGGAAATTATTATCATAATCGGTAGAGGCAAAAGATCAATAGAGGATCATTTTGATAAATCCTATGAGTTGGAAGATGCACTTTTAAGAAAAAATCAGCTGGATATTTTAGAGGAAGTTCAGAAAATATCAAGTTTGGCAAATATCTATTATGTCCGCCAAAAGGAACCGATGGGGCTAGGACACGCAATTCTCTGTGCTAAAAGCTTCATTGGAAATGAACCTTTTGCTGTTTTGTTAGGGGATGACATCGTTATGTCTAAAACACCCTGTCTGAGACAAATCATCAGTGTTTTTGAGTATTGTAACAGTTCCGTCGTAGCAGTTCAGAATGTACCGGAAAATGATGTCAGTAAATATGGAATTATTAAGCCAAAAGGGACAATGATTGAGCCTAACCTTTTTCATATCGATTCTTTGGTGGAAAAACCGAAAAGGGAAGAGGCTCCTTCCAGATACGCGATAATGGGACGTTATGTTTTTAGACCCGAGATTTTTGAAACACTATCAAAGCTTCCGGTTGGACATGGTAATGAATTACAACTTACTGATGCCATAAATGAGCTAAATAAGCAGCAGGCAGTATTAGCATATAACTTTGAGGGAAACCGATATGATATTGGTGATAAAGTTGGATTCATTAAGGCAACAATAGACTTTGCTTTGCGCAGGGATGATATAAGAGACGAGGTACTTTCCTATTTAAGGGATGTAAATAAGAAAGAAAACCTTCAGATTATAAAGAGAGAGCATGAATAA
- a CDS encoding serine/threonine protein kinase — MNDFKTIKVERIEKNGKKGLIIHNPTTLKLIGEGSQGAVFQLDEDRCVKIYVNPNAATKEGKALEAAKETHIVPKLYEVGPNYVIMEYLKGPNLKDQLKGKQDIPESFTEQIIMIRKELKRVGFSRIKTSIGHFVVTKGNVLKAIDHSDGLTMNDPYNPKMFRDLKKLGLLDTFLEQAKKIDPESYEDWQKNIDFNAI, encoded by the coding sequence ATGAATGATTTTAAAACAATAAAGGTTGAGAGAATAGAGAAGAACGGTAAAAAGGGACTTATTATTCATAATCCAACCACATTAAAACTAATTGGGGAAGGAAGTCAAGGTGCAGTTTTTCAGCTTGATGAAGATCGTTGCGTGAAAATTTATGTGAATCCCAACGCAGCAACTAAAGAGGGGAAAGCACTTGAAGCAGCAAAGGAAACTCATATTGTTCCGAAGTTATATGAAGTCGGACCAAACTATGTAATTATGGAGTATTTAAAAGGTCCCAATCTAAAAGATCAATTGAAAGGAAAGCAGGATATTCCCGAATCGTTTACAGAACAAATCATAATGATTCGAAAGGAACTAAAGAGAGTTGGATTTAGTAGAATCAAGACCTCAATCGGACATTTTGTTGTAACAAAAGGAAATGTGCTGAAAGCAATCGATCATTCAGATGGCCTCACAATGAATGATCCATATAATCCGAAGATGTTTCGTGATCTAAAGAAATTGGGGTTATTGGATACATTCCTGGAACAAGCAAAGAAAATCGATCCTGAATCATATGAAGACTGGCAGAAAAATATCGATTTCAATGCGATATAG
- a CDS encoding NUDIX hydrolase: MGYIEDLRALVGTRVLILTGVTVLVIDQNSRFLMVQSDKIWKLPGGFIELGESAEEACRREILEETGINIGNLQLIGVFSGKDYFTKLPNGDQYFPVNIAYVTEDILSGDLKPDDIEIQKVQFFKWSSFPKELTERDRQIFQSFIENLISEGRKG; the protein is encoded by the coding sequence ATGGGATACATTGAAGATTTACGTGCTCTCGTTGGGACCAGAGTTTTGATACTTACTGGTGTTACCGTTTTGGTTATCGATCAGAACAGCCGTTTTCTGATGGTACAATCCGATAAAATATGGAAATTGCCGGGTGGCTTTATCGAATTAGGAGAATCTGCGGAAGAGGCATGCAGACGTGAAATTTTGGAGGAAACCGGAATTAACATCGGTAACCTTCAATTGATTGGCGTCTTTTCAGGGAAGGACTATTTTACGAAGCTGCCTAATGGTGATCAATACTTTCCAGTCAATATTGCTTACGTGACCGAGGATATACTCAGCGGAGATTTAAAACCTGATGATATAGAAATACAAAAGGTTCAATTTTTTAAATGGTCCTCCTTTCCAAAAGAATTAACTGAACGAGATCGACAAATATTTCAAAGTTTTATCGAAAACTTGATTTCAGAGGGAAGGAAGGGATAG
- a CDS encoding glycosyltransferase, which yields MKTIAFYIREPIKINQGFMYNQIINLDQYRPIVIGPYPSSDNVQYQFEHYFNLNEIQDLGTFLKEQNVVAIHAHQGKHSIDILPTAIEFDIPLIVHFRGRDSSTQTYKRFRENVLRYQNLVKHGAGCFAVCHFLADELKKLGFKDDKIHVLYGGLDLDLYPYVQRSLPKEGEIRILSVARLVEKKGFFTLLKAFQRIHQEYSRTTLHIIGTGKDEEKLRVFIDENQLNEHVFLRGPMDSNQISKELRDSHLFCLASETGEDGDVEGIPNALKEAMASGLPVISTFHGGIPELIEHKKTGYLVPEKDDIKLAQGIKYFLSHPRVWKRYTRSARQVIDENFDLKKQIIEQQRLYSLMEKNNGAN from the coding sequence GTGAAGACAATCGCTTTTTACATTAGGGAACCTATTAAAATAAATCAAGGATTTATGTACAATCAGATCATTAACTTGGATCAATATCGGCCTATTGTAATAGGCCCTTACCCAAGTAGCGACAATGTTCAATATCAGTTTGAACATTATTTTAATTTGAACGAAATTCAAGACCTTGGAACCTTCCTTAAGGAGCAAAATGTCGTGGCGATTCACGCTCATCAAGGGAAACACTCCATTGATATTTTACCAACAGCTATAGAGTTTGATATTCCTTTGATTGTACATTTTCGGGGACGTGATTCATCCACTCAAACATATAAGAGATTTCGCGAAAATGTCCTCCGATATCAAAATTTAGTAAAACATGGAGCTGGCTGTTTTGCCGTTTGCCATTTTCTTGCAGATGAGCTAAAAAAATTAGGATTTAAAGACGATAAAATACATGTATTATATGGCGGTCTAGATTTAGATTTATACCCATATGTCCAGCGTTCCCTACCTAAAGAAGGTGAAATCCGAATTTTGTCTGTAGCCAGGCTTGTCGAGAAAAAAGGATTTTTTACGCTTTTGAAGGCTTTTCAACGGATTCATCAGGAATACTCAAGAACGACACTGCACATCATTGGGACAGGCAAAGATGAAGAGAAGCTACGAGTTTTCATTGATGAAAACCAATTAAACGAACACGTTTTTCTTAGGGGGCCAATGGATTCTAACCAAATTTCTAAGGAATTAAGAGATTCCCATCTCTTTTGCCTTGCCAGTGAAACTGGCGAAGATGGCGATGTAGAAGGAATCCCAAATGCATTAAAAGAAGCCATGGCAAGCGGTTTACCAGTCATCTCCACCTTTCATGGAGGGATCCCGGAATTGATTGAGCATAAAAAAACAGGATACCTTGTTCCTGAGAAAGATGATATAAAATTGGCTCAAGGTATAAAATATTTCCTGAGTCATCCAAGAGTATGGAAGAGATATACCAGAAGTGCAAGACAGGTTATTGATGAAAATTTTGATTTAAAAAAACAAATCATCGAACAACAAAGGCTATACAGCTTAATGGAAAAAAATAACGGAGCTAATTGA
- a CDS encoding HipA family kinase, giving the protein MTKYPVRYVQTLRGGTAHVILFSDGKEYVVKWFDTTKEREKEVVNEYLVGKLAELLSLPVIPFDLVYISEEFIKKTPELQSTKHNYNSGYQYGCVYIENSTVFENVRENPPTKTDVKNRDMLAGITVFDQWVNNSDRGTMNVILENLSDGGYYVHMIDHGRVFPGRYKWSAQTLSETPVYNYHWPFYKWAFSLLDDHTELTSYIEKIVKLPNNSIHQVIESIPKEWNVSTKDRDALYQFLLEQKIKLPDIVDRIIQHHSKPK; this is encoded by the coding sequence ATGACTAAATATCCAGTTCGATATGTACAAACATTAAGGGGCGGAACCGCACATGTCATTCTTTTCAGCGATGGTAAAGAATATGTCGTGAAGTGGTTCGATACTACGAAAGAAAGAGAAAAAGAAGTGGTCAATGAATATCTGGTCGGCAAATTGGCAGAGCTCCTTTCACTTCCCGTTATCCCGTTTGACCTTGTATATATATCGGAAGAATTCATCAAGAAAACACCTGAATTACAATCCACTAAACACAACTATAATTCTGGATACCAATATGGCTGTGTTTATATTGAAAACAGTACAGTTTTCGAAAATGTTAGAGAGAATCCTCCCACTAAGACGGATGTTAAAAACCGAGATATGCTAGCCGGTATAACGGTATTCGACCAATGGGTAAATAACTCTGATCGAGGTACGATGAATGTCATTTTGGAAAATCTCAGTGATGGTGGCTATTATGTCCATATGATTGATCATGGCAGAGTTTTTCCGGGACGTTACAAATGGTCTGCTCAAACGCTAAGTGAAACACCGGTATATAACTACCATTGGCCTTTTTATAAATGGGCCTTCTCTCTTCTCGATGATCACACAGAGCTTACATCATATATAGAAAAAATAGTGAAATTGCCGAACAATTCGATCCATCAAGTGATTGAATCAATCCCTAAAGAGTGGAATGTGAGTACGAAGGATAGAGATGCGCTCTACCAGTTTCTTTTAGAACAGAAAATTAAATTGCCAGATATCGTTGATCGCATCATCCAACATCATAGCAAACCAAAATAA
- a CDS encoding 2OG-Fe(II) oxygenase gives MTVENKISKEQTIFNHIGNKIKTEDREINVIARLDEPLIVILGNVLSDEECDGLIELSKDRMNRSKIGVKHEVNEIRTSSSMFFQENENDIITKIEKRISTIMNIPIEHGDGIQILKYTPGQEYKAHFDFFTSSSIAAKNNRISTIIMYLNDVEHGGETFFPKLNFSVSPRKGMAVYFEYFYNDKNLNELTLHGGAPVITGEKWVATQWMRRQK, from the coding sequence TTGACAGTGGAAAATAAAATAAGTAAAGAACAAACTATTTTTAATCATATTGGAAATAAAATCAAAACGGAAGACCGAGAAATTAATGTAATTGCTAGATTAGATGAACCACTAATTGTAATATTAGGGAATGTTTTAAGTGACGAAGAATGTGACGGACTTATCGAATTGTCAAAAGACAGAATGAATCGTTCCAAAATTGGAGTTAAGCACGAAGTAAATGAGATAAGAACAAGCAGTAGTATGTTTTTTCAAGAAAATGAAAATGACATCATTACCAAAATTGAAAAAAGGATTTCAACAATCATGAATATACCCATTGAGCATGGAGATGGTATTCAAATTCTTAAATATACTCCTGGGCAAGAGTATAAAGCTCATTTTGATTTTTTTACATCCTCAAGTATAGCAGCAAAAAATAATAGAATTAGCACAATCATCATGTACTTAAATGATGTGGAGCATGGGGGGGAAACTTTTTTTCCTAAATTGAATTTTTCAGTGTCTCCGCGAAAGGGAATGGCTGTGTATTTCGAATATTTCTATAACGACAAAAATCTAAACGAACTAACTTTACACGGTGGAGCGCCCGTTATCACTGGGGAAAAATGGGTCGCAACGCAATGGATGAGGAGACAAAAATAG
- a CDS encoding VOC family protein, which yields MTMRLSPYLMMNGNAKEAIQFYEKALDAKVVFNQTFGEMPENPEFPLPEEAKDLVAHAMLKVGETDLMFSDTFPGQTSQSGDQVTICISINDIEKSKRIFETLSQGGEVKMPLQEAFFSPAYGIVTDKFGVTFQVYTEGQQ from the coding sequence ATGACAATGCGATTATCTCCATATTTAATGATGAACGGAAATGCAAAGGAAGCGATCCAATTTTACGAAAAAGCATTGGATGCAAAAGTCGTTTTTAATCAAACTTTTGGGGAAATGCCCGAAAACCCAGAATTTCCTCTGCCAGAAGAAGCAAAGGATCTTGTGGCACATGCAATGTTAAAGGTTGGGGAAACGGACCTCATGTTTTCCGATACGTTTCCAGGTCAAACCAGTCAATCTGGAGATCAAGTAACGATCTGTATTTCAATTAATGATATTGAAAAATCAAAACGAATCTTTGAAACTTTGTCGCAAGGTGGAGAAGTGAAAATGCCGCTGCAGGAAGCTTTTTTCAGCCCTGCTTATGGGATTGTAACGGATAAATTCGGTGTAACCTTCCAAGTTTATACAGAGGGTCAACAATAA